The DNA sequence GAACATCGCGGCAAAATCCGGGTCAGCGGTTTGAACCAGCGGCGGCGGTGAGACCACCAGAACCTGCGGCGGTTCCTGATCCGTCACCGGCCAGGCATGCAGCCGAACCAGATCGAGCAAACGCCGCATGCCCTTGGATGAGGCATGCGCCGTACCGGCGACAACCGGCTTCATGTCATTCGACCCGAGCATGATGATCACCAGATCGAGCGGCGCATGGGTATGAAGCACAGTCGGTAACGTGCGAGCGCCATTGCGATCGCAATCGCCGGTGTGATCATCAAACACCGTGGTCCGGCCATTGAGCCCATCGGCCACCACATGAACGCCCTCACCCAGTGAAGCAGCCAGCACGGACGACCAGCGATCCCCGAGCGCATGCCGGGACCGGGCTTCCGGATCATAGCCCCACGTCAACGAGTCGCCATAGCAGAGAACGGTTTTCATCATTCCACCTTTCGACGGCAGATTATCGCCGCCGGCCCTGCGTCAGCCGCCAAGCTTGCGAAGCCCCAGCGCCACGAACAGGAACAGCACACCGTTGGACACAAGCTCGATTCCGAGCAACAGGCCAAGAATTGTCGTTGCCGAGGACGGAAGGCCGGCAAGGATCATCACGCCAAGCACCACCGAAATCAGGCCTGAGGCCAGAACCCAGACCCAGCCACTGGCGGGCTTCAACGCGAAAGCTAGCATGGTCTTGGCAAC is a window from the Hoeflea sp. IMCC20628 genome containing:
- a CDS encoding SGNH/GDSL hydrolase family protein gives rise to the protein MKTVLCYGDSLTWGYDPEARSRHALGDRWSSVLAASLGEGVHVVADGLNGRTTVFDDHTGDCDRNGARTLPTVLHTHAPLDLVIIMLGSNDMKPVVAGTAHASSKGMRRLLDLVRLHAWPVTDQEPPQVLVVSPPPLVQTADPDFAAMFEGGVAQSAMLASFYADLADDTGAGFFDAGSVAQCSSIDGVHLDAGNTRAIGRGLVPVARLLLGH